TCGAGGACGACTGCAACATACGGGCGCTTCTGGAGATGATGGTGGTAGAGTATGCCAACAGGCGGGAGGACACACAGGTTGTCTTGAAGTCGCTTACATTATCATTTCTCGTTCAGATCGCACGTCAGTATGCCCATGCAAATCGGGAACCTGCAAACGAAAGCCCTTCGGATAAGATCGTACAGTATATCGGGGAACACGTTGATACCGTAACGCTCAAAGAAATTGCAAAGCGTTTTTCGTATCACCCGAATTATGTTTCAACCTTGTTGCACCGGGAAGTTGGGAAGTCCTTTTCTGAAATTTTGTTGGAACTGCGCATGGAACGCGCGGTCATTCTTTTGAAAGAGACAACTTTGCCGGTAGAGGAAATTTGCTCGGTATTGGGGTATAGCAATAGCAGCAATTTTTACAAGGCTTTTCGGAAGTACTACCATGATTCTCCGAGAGAATACATAAAGGGCAGGTAGCTTGTTAAATCACTGATAAACTTGACTTTGCTGATCTGCTGACAGGAATTTTCAATATTGCCTTGTATTAGAGGATATAATGAGGTAGAATCAAATGTAGTTTTGTTAGCAGTCATAAAACGACAAAAGAAAAAGCTCCAAACCTATATGGTTTGAAGCAGTTTTAAAGACAAGCTGGAAAAGGGACTTGAACCCTCGACCCCTTCATTACGAGTGAAGTGCTCTACCGACTGAGCTATTCCAGCGTGTGTGGTTGACACAATGAGTATTATACCGTATTTTGAGAAAAATGCAACCATAATTTATCAATTTTTTAAAAAAATTTTACGAGGTAAAAAGATTTGGAGATACGAAAAGAAAATAAAGATTTGCTGATTAAATATTTTGAGAACGGAAGCAAACGCAATTGTATCGAAAAACTGGGGGTAGAGCTGGAACATCTGATTGTGAAATCAGAGACCGGCGAGAGCGTGACTTACCAGGAAGAGAAAGGGATCGCATATATTCTGGAGCGGATGTCCGGGTATTTCCCATGGCGTTATGAGCCGGAAGGATTTCTGATCGGAATTTATAACGAGGACTATTCCATCAGTCTGGAACCGGCAGGCCAGCTGGAGATCAGTATCAATCCCAGAGAGAATATTACACTTATCTATCGGATCTACAGAATGTTTCTGGAGCAGATTCACCCGATACTGCGAGAATGCGGATACGAAATGCTGACGCTTGGCTACCATCCGAAATCTAAGGTGCGGGATATGCCGCTGATCCCTAAGACAAGATATGAATTTATGGATCGCTATTTCATGGAGACAGGCACATGCGGAATCAATATGATGCGTGGGACCGCAGCAACGCAGGTATCGATCGATTACTGCAGCGAACAGGATTTTGTACAGAAGATCAGAGCTGCATATATTCTGATGCCGCTTCTGAAACTTCTGACGGACAACACGCCGATCATGGAGGGGGAAATCTATGAAGGGTATATGGCCCGGAGTTATATCTGGGATCATGTAGACCCTGCACGTACGGGGATACCCAGAGGACTTTTTGATGAAGACTTCGGGTTTGCCAGGTATGCAGATTTTCTGCTGGATATGCCTCCTGTCTTCGTTGAGGGTCAGGATGCGCCCATGTATACGGGGCATAAGAGTACGGCGGAGGTCTGGGGCGGGGAACGGCTCAGCCGGCATGACATTGAGCACATCTTATCCATGAATTTTCAGGATGTACGTCTGAAACACTATCTGGAAATACGATATGCTGACAGCATGCCGATCAAATGCGTGCTTGCTTACACCGTTCTTTTGAAAGGTATTTTTTACAATAAAGAGCTGGTAAAAGAGGTCAATGAAAAGTTCACTGCATCGGAGCAGGAAATTTTAAAAGCACAGCATAATCTGATGCAGGACGGATTTGACGGAGACGTATACGGCTATGAAGCGGCAAAGCTTCTGAGTTATTTAATTGAAGCGGCAAAGAATCAGCTTATGGAATCAGAGCAGCTTTCCCTGCTGCCGTTGGAAGAAATACTATATCATAAGAAAACGTTGGCGAGAGAATATTATGAAAACAATATTAAATGAATACAGACAGGAAATAGAAAATCATTTTGAAGAAAACCGGGAGGCAGCGCTTAAAGTCAAGGACTATCTTGAACATTCCTCCGTTGCGTATCACGGCAGGTGCGTGCATACGCTGCATATACCAAAAATCTTTACTGCAGACGTGATAGAACAATATCGCACAATTGTGGCAACAACATACCGAATATTCGAAAAAGTGATCAGGGAATACCTGGCAAACGCTGAATATCGGAAGCTGTTTCCTTTTTCAGATAAACTGGAGCAGCTGATCCTCATACCCAATCTTTATCAGTCGGTGCTTCCCATTGCGCGATTTGACATCTTTTATAATGAAAATGATGGCACGTTCCAATTTTGTGAGATCAATACAGACGGGACGAGCGCGATGAATGAAGACTATGTGTTAAACACGGCGGTTGCTCTTAATCCGGCACATCAGCGGATGAAACAGAAATACTGTTTTAAAACGTTTGAACTGTTTGATAGCTGGGTTGAAACTTTTATAAATATTTATAACAGTTATGAGAAAAAGAAAGAACACCCGTACATTGCGATCGTGGATTTTCTGGAGCACTGCTCCATTACCGAATTTGAGGAGTTTGCACGCAGGTTTCAGAAGGCCGGTTATGAGACGGAAATCTGTGAGATCACAAAACTTAACTATCAAAACGGCGTACTGTATTCTCCGTCAGGACACCCGATCGATGTGATCTACAGGAGGGCTGTTACAACAGACGTCATGGAGCATTACGATGAGGTTCAGGATTTTATCGAGGCTGTGAAGCATCAGGACGTCTGCCTGATCGGCTCTTTCTGCACGCAGATCATCCACAACAAATGGCTGTTTAAGATCATCAGGGAGCGGGAGACGATGTCATTTCTGACGCCGGAAGAACAGGAATTTGTCATGGAACACGTTCCGGCTACGGAGCTCCTGGACGATCGGGCAGAAACACTTGAAACCGTATTGGGCACAAAAGACAGATGGATCATCAAACCGCTTGATTCCTACGCGTCCCGAGGGGTGTTTGCAGGGATTGATTATACACAGGAAGAGTGGAAGGACATCGTTTTGCGCCATACGGGTAAAGATTATATTTATCAGGAATATTGTCCGCCGTACCGGACAGATAATATTTATCTGGTGGATGCGGATGCACAGTTCAAACCGTATACGAATATGTCGGGTCTTTTTGTGTATGATGGTGTATTTTCCGGAATCTATTCGCGTCTTTCCGACGGCGGAATCATTTCATCACAGTATAATGAAAAGGCGGTTGCGACGCTGTACGTGAAGTGAGAACTTCGGGATATTCCATTTTGGAATATCCCTTTCATTTACTATAATTTGAAAAACTGATATACTTACCAGAGGATTTTTATTCTGAAGTCATGGTTTTGGAGGAAATAATGTCAAATATACATAAACACCGCCGTAAATTCGGGCATAAACATGGTGAGGGGTTTTCGATTGATTATTATGCTTACATGTCCGGTATCAGGCATTGGAATGCGTCGTTCAAGGTGGCATTTGCATTTTTGACGCTGGTCCTGTGTGTTGCACTGGACAATCCGTTTGTGTCGGCAGTGGTGATACTGGCCATGGGGTGGCTTACCGTGATAAAAGGCGGTGTGAGCCTCCACGATTATCTCTCGTTTATGATGATCCCTGTCATGTTCATGATTTTTGGAAGCTTAGCAATAGCACTGGGAGTTTCTCTGCACCCGACCGGACAGTACTGTCTGGATTTGAATCTGTTTTGTATCTATACATCGGATGAGAGTCTGATGAAGACTGCAGAGATCATGCTGAAGGCATTCGGCGCGATATCGGCGATGTTCATGATGACGCTGTCGACACCGTCAAATGAGATTATTTCGGTACTGCGCAAGGCACACGTGCCGAAACTGATCATAGAGCTGATGAATATGATCTATCGTTTTATTTTTATTCTGACAGAGGTGCAGCGGAAGATGAAGAATTCGGCGCAGTCCAGGCTTGGATATGATGATTTTCGAACATCACTCAAGTCGTTTGGAAATATTGCAAGTAATCTTTTTATTGTATCACTGAAAAAGGCAAACGCCTATTATGATGCGCTGGAGTCC
The Ruminococcus gauvreauii genome window above contains:
- a CDS encoding glutamate-cysteine ligase family protein, giving the protein MEIRKENKDLLIKYFENGSKRNCIEKLGVELEHLIVKSETGESVTYQEEKGIAYILERMSGYFPWRYEPEGFLIGIYNEDYSISLEPAGQLEISINPRENITLIYRIYRMFLEQIHPILRECGYEMLTLGYHPKSKVRDMPLIPKTRYEFMDRYFMETGTCGINMMRGTAATQVSIDYCSEQDFVQKIRAAYILMPLLKLLTDNTPIMEGEIYEGYMARSYIWDHVDPARTGIPRGLFDEDFGFARYADFLLDMPPVFVEGQDAPMYTGHKSTAEVWGGERLSRHDIEHILSMNFQDVRLKHYLEIRYADSMPIKCVLAYTVLLKGIFYNKELVKEVNEKFTASEQEILKAQHNLMQDGFDGDVYGYEAAKLLSYLIEAAKNQLMESEQLSLLPLEEILYHKKTLAREYYENNIK
- a CDS encoding ATP-grasp domain-containing protein, with amino-acid sequence MKTILNEYRQEIENHFEENREAALKVKDYLEHSSVAYHGRCVHTLHIPKIFTADVIEQYRTIVATTYRIFEKVIREYLANAEYRKLFPFSDKLEQLILIPNLYQSVLPIARFDIFYNENDGTFQFCEINTDGTSAMNEDYVLNTAVALNPAHQRMKQKYCFKTFELFDSWVETFINIYNSYEKKKEHPYIAIVDFLEHCSITEFEEFARRFQKAGYETEICEITKLNYQNGVLYSPSGHPIDVIYRRAVTTDVMEHYDEVQDFIEAVKHQDVCLIGSFCTQIIHNKWLFKIIRERETMSFLTPEEQEFVMEHVPATELLDDRAETLETVLGTKDRWIIKPLDSYASRGVFAGIDYTQEEWKDIVLRHTGKDYIYQEYCPPYRTDNIYLVDADAQFKPYTNMSGLFVYDGVFSGIYSRLSDGGIISSQYNEKAVATLYVK
- the cbiQ gene encoding cobalt ECF transporter T component CbiQ; this translates as MSNIHKHRRKFGHKHGEGFSIDYYAYMSGIRHWNASFKVAFAFLTLVLCVALDNPFVSAVVILAMGWLTVIKGGVSLHDYLSFMMIPVMFMIFGSLAIALGVSLHPTGQYCLDLNLFCIYTSDESLMKTAEIMLKAFGAISAMFMMTLSTPSNEIISVLRKAHVPKLIIELMNMIYRFIFILTEVQRKMKNSAQSRLGYDDFRTSLKSFGNIASNLFIVSLKKANAYYDALESRGYTGELLFWEEEKPVGKMQILAAGVFIGLLVCIWLLTR